The Labilibaculum sp. sequence TTGTGATTACAAAATCAGCCAGTTGTTTATGACCAGCGATTATTTTGTGCTCGGTTATTAAAACCTGCTCAATAAAAGGATCACCAACCTCCTTACCACGGTTTCTTTTTTGTCTGTGCTCCAAAGTATCAATTCTATTTCGGGCAATAAAAACCTTAGTATCCACATTTTTCAATAAACTGGTATAGGTTCCTTCTGCAATCACAACCTGAATTCCTTCCAGGTTAATTACTTCATTTTCTACACTATTCTGGTTGTAATCAATCAAAGGTTTTACAATCTCATTTTTGCCATCAATTGCATCCTTTAAATTCTGATCCATTAAATCCATTTTAACCTCGACGTGAGGTCCTAACCATTCAGGATCTTCCCTTCTTTTTGCATCATTTGATTTTGGAGGAAGAACAAAATAATCATCCTGTCCAAGCAATACCGATTTTATTCCTTCCTTCTCCAACTCATCGGCAATAGCCTTTCCTGTTTCTGATTTTCCACTTCCCGATTCACCAGATACGGTAATTGTATATCGTTTGCCCTTATTTTTAATTTTCTCTACCAAACTGGGAGCAATTTTTCCTGCAACCTTAACATGGTGTTCTTCCACTACAATAATATCACCCTTCATGATTTTATATTTTAGTTGTTCATTGATTCTTTAAGACATACTTTGAGTGTTTCGGAGGAGATCTTTACCTCCCCCGATTCTCTGCTTTTCAATATTAATATGCTAAAAAGTATATGTAATACTTAAAGTTGAAGCCCGGCCTGTAATAGGTCTTGCTCGCATGTAATTCGTAGTA is a genomic window containing:
- a CDS encoding zeta toxin family protein; this encodes MKGDIIVVEEHHVKVAGKIAPSLVEKIKNKGKRYTITVSGESGSGKSETGKAIADELEKEGIKSVLLGQDDYFVLPPKSNDAKRREDPEWLGPHVEVKMDLMDQNLKDAIDGKNEIVKPLIDYNQNSVENEVINLEGIQVVIAEGTYTSLLKNVDTKVFIARNRIDTLEHRQKRNRGKEVGDPFIEQVLITEHKIIAGHKQLADFVITKDYELEIK